CGGCAGCGTGGGAGGTTTTGCCACCACCATCATCGCAGGTTCAACGCTTTTCAGAAAAAAGGCCAGACAATGACATCCACTGCCGCCTCCATATGGGACAGACTCGCCAAACACCCATGGCTGACCATGACATTCGCCGTATTCGCTCAAACATGGTTCTGCCTCAGCAACCGCGCCCTCTGGTTTTCCGATGAAGTCCGCTACGCCAACGCCTACCAGAATCTTGTGCTGAACGGAAAATGGATGGTCCTGTCGCTCAACGGCCAACCCTACCCCGACAAGCCGCCCGTCTATTTCTGGTTCCTTTGGCTGCTGGACACCGTTACGCCCATGGATATGCCCGGTGTGTTTTTTCTCGGCGCAGCCCTGTCCGGCCTGTTCTTTCTGTATGGAGCCTATTTCCTGGCCCGGTCTCTGAATTTTGACAGGTCCGTCAGTCTGGCGTCCACGCTGATCCTGCTCTCCACATTTTTCCTCGTGGCCCTGTTCCATTATTCGCGCATGGACCTCATGTTCGCAGCACTTATCGTGGTCAGCCATGCCTGCCTGTTCCGCGCTTTCAATGAAAAGACACAGGGCAAGTGGCCGCTCTACGCCTTCCTGATTGCCGGAATCGCCACGCTGATCAAAGGGCCGCTCGCATTCATCTTTCCCTTATTGACATCCGGCATTTATCTGGCCTGGCGCGGCGAGTTGAAAAAACTTTTCACCCGTCAGATGGGACTTGGCCTGCTCGCCATGATTGGTATCCTGCTCGCATGGGTGGCAGGTGTCATGCTCGTGGAAGGCCCGGACTTTCTACTGAACACGGTCCTCGGCAAACACGTCATTCAGCGCGCAACAAAAACATTCCACCATCGTGAATCTTTCTATTATTACTTTGTTGCCTTCCCACTGGCATGGCTCCCATGGACACTGATCCTGTTCGTTGCTCCCATAAAGAGATACTTGTCCATCAAAACATGGGGCGAACTCTGGACCACCAGGAAACAGGCCGGACCTCATGCCTTCCTGTGGATCATGTTCGCGACCATCTTCATTTTCCTGTCGAGCCTGAGCGGCAAGGTACTCATCTATATCCTGCCCATGTTCGCGCCGCTGGCTCTCCTGACCGGCGCGGCCATACATTCCATGAATGAAGAACGCACCAACCGCTTCTGGATGCTCGTGGGTGGACTCTGGACGGTCCTCGGCATCGGCCTGATACTGGCTGGAGACCTTCTGCCTTTCCCGGTTCCCATCAGAGGCATGGGCATTGCCGCAACCATACTGCTGTGCGGTGGCGCAGCGATTTTCCTGATGCGTAAATACGGCAGCAAAGCCGCATTGCTCACGACCGCGCTTGCCATGATTATCTGGCTCTATCCGGTAGGTCTCATGGTCGCCCCCTCACTGGACGACGGCATGAGCACCAAGCGACAGGCCAAAATCATGAGCGAATTCGTAGACAAAGGCTACGTCCCCTACGCTCTCAAGATTTACTCAGGAATCTTCACGTACTATGCCGAACACAATTTCAGAGAGACCAACCACCTGCCGGAATTCCTTGAATGGACGCAAAACCAAGACAAGGTTGTACTCGTTATCAGGGAAAGGCATTGGAACGACTGGAAAGACCAGCTCCCGGATTTCCACATCGTGGACCGGCAATCAATTGCCGGCATGATGTATCTTGTTGCCATCAAGGGATAATCCTGCCCTGAGGCTCCGATGGGGTTAGACAAAGTCTAGACATTCCATTATAGTCGGTTATTAGTCATGGGTAAAAAAGTAACGCATATACTCCTAGCCTTACTGATCACCTCCTCTGCCGGATGTGCGGTCTATCCTGCCGTGCAGATAGCAGGCGGTGCTATGACAGGATATGATGCAGCCATGCTTGCTGACGAATATATCCCGCGCGAACACGTGGAAGGTGGCGGGTTGTCGGTCAATCAGGACAAAATGCTCCAGCGTAGATTACGTGAACGGCTGGAACTCAACGGCATGACCGTGTCTGCCCACGTCATCGACGCCAAGGCATATCTCATCGGTCAGATAGCGGATCGCTCACGTGCAGACTACGCCATCAAAACCGCGTCCACAGTGCAGGGCATCAAGACCATTACCTGCAAATTCTATCCGCCCACCACGCACCGCGAAGCACGAAAAGACCAGCGTATCCATGCCGAACTGTCAGAACAGTTGCAGAAAACCCTGCGACTGCGAGGCGCCGACCTCCGAGTAGAAGTCATTCGCTCACAGGCCATCATTATCGGCAAAGCACAAAACTACTCGCAAAAGACTGCTGCCGTGGCTATCGCTTCAGAAATCGGTGACATCACCCAGGTGATTGATTACATCGCCGTGGATGCACCGACCGCTGAAGGCGATGAAGTCGCGAGCAACTAACATGTGAAGCATACCTCTGACGGCTTAAGGACCTTTTTCAGATTGTTCTTTGGGCCCTCTGAAGGCTATTAAACAAAAGCCCCTGTCTCTCATGAGACAGGGGCTTTTGTTTATTCACTGTACTTGCTGTATTAGCAGCTGGCGCAATCGAAGATGCGGTCGAAGGTCTTGAGAACTTCAAGACCGTCTTCGCCGGTGATAGGCACCGGGGTACCATTACGCAGAGCATTCAGGAACTGGGTCAGTTCCTCTTTGACAGGCTCACGGAACATGAGCGGCCATTCGCGGACGGAATAGGATTTGTCGTAGGTGGAAAAAGCCGAGTATTCCTTAACCTCCTGCGTGATCAGATTGGCCTGGATGTACTTTGATTCGCAGGCAACGTTGATCTTGCGTCCCTTGTACGGGGTCACCCAGTTGGTGGTGATATTGGCAAGCACACCGTTTTCCATCTCGGCAGTAATGAGAGCAGAGTCCTCATGCTTGCCAATGGAGGTGGAAGAGACCGCGTACACAGACTTGAATTCGGAGCCTGTCAGGAAGCGAATAAGGTCGATATCATGCGAGCCGAGGTCCTTGATGACACCCACGTCCTGAATTCGCGGAGGATACGGTCCGACGCGCTCGATCTGAATCGAAATAACATCGTCACCGATCAGTTCCTTGACGCGTTCGACAGCCGGATTGAAACGCTCGACATGACCAACCATGAGGGCGACGCCCTTTTCCTTGGCCTTGGCGACCAGATCTTCACCTTCGGTAGCAGAAACAGCCAAAGGCTTCTCGATGATCACGTTGATGCTCTTATCCATGATCTTCAGGCCGGTCTCGTGATGCAGGCTGGTAGGGACGCACACGGACATGGCATCCAATTCGTTCTCCAGCAGTTCATCAAGACTGGCAAAGGTCTTGACGCCAAACTGGGCTGCGACTTCTTCACGAGCTTTTTCATCAACATCGACCACACCGACAACTTCCACATCAGCCATTTCAGTGTAGTTGCGCAGATGGACGCGGCCCATCCAACCCAACCCGACAACGCCTACTTTCAACATATATATATCCTCGTTCAGAGTTTCATGTTTGCGAAAGCTATCTACAGGGCAAATCCGACCATTGCAACCCCGGCGGACCGATTATACACGCTTCCCTTGCCCAGAATTGTCTCATACGATACTAAACACGCATGCAAACAGGAAATCCAACCGGCCCCATCTGGTTTAATGTCGGCGAAGCGTCAGGCGACCTTCATGGCGCGGAACTCATCAAACGACTCAAGGAAGTTGCCCCCGAGGCGACCTTCACTGGTATGGGCGGCCCAGCCATGCAGGCCGAGGGTATGGACATACGCTTCTCCATGAAGCTCATATCACTGGTGGGCATCACGGAAATACTCGGCGGCCTGACACGCATCATCACGTTGCTCGGCGAAATCAAGCACGAACTCATCAGGGTGCGCCCCCGCGCCATCATCCTGGTGGACTGCCCGGAGTTCAACTTCCGTATCGCCAAGATCGCATACAAGCTCGGCATTCCTGTTTATTATTATATCAGCCCGCAAATCTGGGCCTGGCGTTCAGGCCGCGCCAATTTTCTGCGCAAGTATGTCCGTAAGGTCATCTGCATCCTGCCTTTTGAAAAGGATTTTTATAAAAAATACAACATGGATGTGAACTATGTAGGTCATCCGCTCATGGATGTTTTGCCGCTGGCCGAACTCGACGAAGTTCCAGTGGATGAGAACCGCATTGGCCTGCTGCCCGGCTCACGCAACAAGGAAGTCAGCACCCTATTGCCTGAATTTGCCGGAGCAGCCAAGATACTGCAAAAGGCCCACCCGAACCTGCATTATGTCATTGTCCGCGCTCCGGGCATGGAAAAAGAACGGCTCCTTTCGTTGTGGCCCAACGATATTCCGGTGAAAATTGTTGAACCAGACACTCGATACAAGACATTCCGGTCATGTAAGTGTATCATGGCTGCATCCGGTACGGTCACATTGGAAACTGCACTCATCGGTACCCCGGTACTCGTGGCCTATAAGGTTTCCTTCATCTCCGAACTGATCGCCAAGCTACTCGTCAACGTGGACCACATTTCCTTGCCCAACCTCATTGCAGGGCACGAGATCTACCCGGAGTACATTCAGAAAGACGCGTGCGCGAACACACTCGCACAGGCTGCCAGCCGCTGGCTGGACGACCCCACGGAATATGACCGCGTCAAACAGGAATTGATCAAGCTCCGCACCATGGTCGGAGAACCGGGCGCACCGTTACGTGCAGCACAGATTATTACGGACGACTTGGCCAAACTTGGCAAATAGTCCAATCATTTCAAATTTTCTACTCACTGGCAGGCATCATGAACCGATTCGATTTCCCCCAAACGCTCCCGCCCAGCAAACCGCTGCTGCCCGCATTTACGGAACACTTTTCCGGCTGGCATCTTGGCATGGGATTACCCAACACACTGCTCGGACTGCTACCGACCCTCTTTCAACTCGCCAGACGTGACCCGGACTGCAAAGACACGACTCAAGGCATGTCCATCTGGGGTACACAGGCCCACCCGCTGACTCCGGGCATGGGAACCTGGGGCATCAAAAGCCTGAACATGGGCCTCAAACTCGGTCCGGCTTTCACACGCGTATTACTCATCACCGCCAAACTCCCAAAACTGGGTGAAGCAGCCAGCGAAACTGGCGATGATGCAGAGAGCAAAGCTGAACTCGAAGCTATGGACACATGGTACGCACTCGCCCGACAGGATGACAGAAAGCTGATCCTGCGTTTTCTGACCGTTGTCCTGAATGATTCGACCAAGGGACTCTCCTGGCTTCACCACGTATGGGACGACCTCATTCATATGGGCAAGCCGGAAATTCCCAAAGCCGCCCTGGACATGATCGAGTGGACCGACGCCACCGCTCCGCTCAAGGAGCGCATGGAGGCAGACTGGGCATTCCATTGTCTCCCGCCAGAAAAGGCCCTGCCCATTATCGAAGAACTGGACCCGGCACTCTGGGGATTGTGGCGAGCCTATGCTGGTGGCGAACTGCTGCTGCGCATGGGTAAAAAAGGCGAAGCCAAGGGGATCCTTGCAGGACTCTGGAAGGCTATCCCGTGGCACGTCAACCTGACGCTCAAGCTCTATGATCTTTTCAAAATACCGCCAATCGGCGAGAGTGAAGACACAAAAGATGTCACCATTCTCGTCTATTCGTGGAACAAGGCTGACCTGCTCGCCGACACCCTGCATAGTCTTCTGGAAAGCGACATCGGTCACGCCAAGGTTATCGCCCTGAATAACGGCTCCTCCGATCACACAGACGACGTGCTGCTCAAGGCACAGGGAGCATTCGGTGCTGACCGCTTCCGTATCGAAACACTGCCTGTCAACGTCGGCGCACCAGCCGCGCGCAACTGGCTGCTAGCCCTGCCAGAAGTCAAAGCCTCCAAATGGGCGGCGTTTCTGGACGACGACATCGTGCTGCCCAAGGATTGGTTGATGCGACTGCTCGGCCCGGTAAAAAACCGTGATGACATCGGGGCTGTCGGGTGTCGTATCACAGCAGCCGTACCGCCCTATGGTTTGCAATCGGCAGACTACAATCTTTTCCCAATACCGCCTGCCGATCCCAAGGCAGATATGGTCCCCAACCGGGTACTGGTTTTCGACAATTGTGCCGGAACACTCGACACAGGACTTTTTACCTACACCCGCACCTGTCTGTCCGTGTCCGGCTGTTGCCACATGGTCAACATGCGCTCCATAGAAGAGGCGGGCGGATTTGATCTGCGCTACACTCCGTCGCAGTTCGATGATCTGGACCGCGACATCCGCTCAAGCCTGATTGGTATGCCTGCCCTGTTTGTAGGCGGCCTTGCAATCCGTCACATCCAGCACTCCAGCCTGGCTCAATCAAAGGACGTCAGGCAGATAGGTCAGGTCATGGGGAACAAGCTCAAACTCGACACAAAGTTCACAGACGAGGAGCTCATCCGTCTGGGGGAAGAAAACCAGCAACGCTCATGGCGCGACCTGAAAGAAAAAAGCACCTTCCTCGTTGACCGGCTCGGAATGAGTACCTAGTTCTTTCTCACCAAGAATGAGGGAGAACCACCATGGAAGATGTACGAGTATACGGCGACTTTCATCGAATCACGCCGGAGATATATGAACAGATCAAGGATTCCAATCCTTTTGATCAGGTAGAGTACGACGGTGATGTCTTGCGTGTGGACCACGAAGGTCATTACCTCATGATCGACAACTTCATCGAAGCCATCCGCGACCTGTTGCCAGAGAATGGATACGGACATGTAGAGTACATCGATCAGCTTGACTGGGTCGTCACCCGATACACGATCACCCCCGGCAAGATTGAAGAAAAGGTCGTCCGGGTAGACAATGTAGTCGACGCCCACCAAAGAAACTACGGCCTCTAAAAAAACGGCTGATTCATAAAGAATCAGCCGTTTTTTGTTGCAATGAAAACAACCGTCTACATGAACGCACTCCAAAGCATCTTGGTACCCACGATAAAAAGAAGTATCGCAAATATCCGCTTGAGCTTGTCCACAGGCAGGCTATGGGCGAGCTTTGCCCCGAGCGGCGCAGTGAGCACACTCATCGAGATGATGCCGAGAAAAGCCGGGATATAGATATAGCCGAAATGCGGACCGGGGATGCCTTCAACGTTCCAGCCGTTGATGATGAAGCCGGTCGTCCCGGACAATGCGATAGGCAGGCCGACAGCCGCAGCCGTCGCAATGGCCGTATGCATGGTCTGGTTGCACCACGACAGAAACGGAACAGTCAAAGTGCCGCCGCCGATACCGACCAGTGCGGAAAAAATCCCGATCCCATTACCCACGACAAATGTTCCGGCCTGTCCCGGCAGTTCCCGCGCGCTCTTCGGTTTCATACCCAGCAGCATCTGCGTTGCCACATAATACAGGAAAAACCCGAAGAACGCCTTGAGGAACCCCGTGGGCAACAACGCCGCCACCCAGGCTCCGAGGTAGGTTCCCACAATAATGCCCGGGGTCAACCTCCAGAATGCAGAATAATTAATGGCCCCGCGCTTGTGATGAGCACGCATGCTCGAAAGAGACGTAAAAATGATGGTCGCCAATGATGTACCAAGGGCAATATGCTGAATATGCACCTCTGGGAAATTCTGCAGTTCGAAAGCGATATTGAGCATGGGGACGATGACCAAGCCGCCACCAATCCCCAGCAAACCTGCCAAAACCCCGGCAAAAGCACCGAGAACTATATATATCAAATAGGTAGTGATCATATTATCCCTATAACATGCGTATTCACGACTCCTTCACAGGAGAACGGATACACGGTTTGGAGAAATGCACAGGAAAACAGGTCGGACAAAAAGGTATCTTTTTGTTCCACCTGTCCGAGTTTTAGAACAAGACGTTTATATCAATGGATTTGATATCCTTGCACCCTGTCAGTACCATGGCTCCCGAGAGCTGGGCCTTGAGAGATGCAAAATACGAATCGACGCCATCTTCCAAGCCACCCATGGCAGCCACGGAAACAGGACGGCCAATCATAACCGCGTCCGCACCGAGCGCAATCATCTTGAGAACATCCACGCCTGTCCGAATACCGCCATCCACAATCACTGCAAGCTTACCTTTGACCGGCTCAGACACTTCATGAATCACCTCGGCTGTTCCGGGAGCATGATCGAGCACCCGCCCACCGTGGTTGGACACCACGATGCCGTCTGCTCCAACTTCGGCAGCCAACTCGGCTTCATCAGGAGTCATGATTCCCTTGATAATGAATTTGGCATCCCAGCTATGAACCGTATCAATAATCTTCTTCAATTCAGAGGCTGGCTTGGGAGAAACAGGACGGCCCATCTGACGCAAGGTGATCAAACCGGCAGCATCGACATCCATACCAAAGGTGGTACATCCTGTAGCGCGGGCCAATTCCAGTTTTTCATCCAATTCCTCGCCTTCCCACGGCTTGATAAAAGGGATTCCATAACCATGGTTCTTGACGATTGCAGCAAACCCGGCCTCATGCACAAACGGCGGCACACCGTCGCCTGTACACCCGATGATTCCGGCACGCCTGCTGCCACTGACCACGGCTTCGGCATAAGCATCTTCACTGATACCGCCGCCCATGTTAAAAGACACGCCGCCGATAGGAGCAGCCATAACCGGCATGGAAAGATTGTAGCCGAGCAGAGACGTGGACGTGTCAGGCTCAGTCACATCATGCAAAAGGCGCATATTCAGTCGAATTTCGGCCAACGCCTCGTAATTGCTTTTAAAAGAGGAGCCGGTACCGAGTCCGCCCATTCCAGGGACTTCACCGGCACACGCCTTACCATCGCAAACCTTACAGACACGACAAAAGCCCTTCATCATCTCGCGTGCTTTATCTCTGATTTCCTTCATTCCTATCTCCTTGATATATTGATTGAAAATACAATACTTTCTGTAGAAGCAAGATGTTCACGCATGGCTCGTTCAGCCTGCATGGCACGCCCGTTCTTCACTGCCTCAACAATGGCCCGATGCGCCCTGATTGATGCCTGCTGACGTTCCGGGGACTGCACTTCCTCTGCGCGGCTTTTGGCAAATCCTTCATGCAGAACCATGACCATTTCCTTGAGCACAGGGTTACCAGAGGCTTCAGCCAGCAATTGATGAAATGCATGATCGTATCCCGCACCGGAGTCTCCACGACGAACCGCATGCTCCTGATTGATCAATACGTCTTCAAGACGGGTCAACTGATCCGGCGAACCGTTGACGGCAGCCAAGGCCGCAATTTCCGGTTCCAACATCTTGCGAACCTCGAACACGTCCCGCAGGTCATGTTGCCCGGAAAGCACAACGTCAAACAAAGAGCCATCGTCTTCACGGCTTTCACTGACGAACGTCCCTGAGCCTTGACGACTTTCCAATACGCCGGACTCGGCCAGAATCTTGATCCCCTCGCGCACAGAAGTCCGAGAAACACCGAACTCCTCGGCAAGTTTGCGTTCGGCAGGAAGACGATCACCGGGCATTAACGTCCCATGGCCGATCATCTGCTTGATCTGCTTAACGATTTCTTCTGAAATTGACTTTTTATTAACTGGTTTGACTTCCATACAGCTCCTCTCCAATTGGTTGGACCAATAATCCAATTAGACCACATTTTCGTGGTCGTCAATATTTTAGAGCTGTATTTCAGAAAGAATAAAGAAGGAGTACATGTCAATGAGGAAGGACACTACACGTAAAATGCTGGATTTATCAGGCCTTGCGCAAGGTATGCAACGTTATTTCCGGATGCGTACCAAGGCGCATTGGTGGTCCCCAATAGCCGGTACCCGTGTTCACATACAACACTGTGTCGTCATGCAGGTATATACCGCGCACATATTTCTGAAACAGATGGATCATGAAATTGTACGGAAAATACTGTCCACCATGAGTGTGGCCGGACAGCTGGATATCATACCCAGCCTTGGCTGCGTCAAATACCGAATTTGGCTGATGCGCCAACAGGATCGACACATCGTGCTCCGGAGCACCCTTCCGAGCCCCGGCAGGAGACGAGATATGGCTTGGCTCCAGACGGTAGGCATTGATATCAGGGACACCGGCCAACAGGATTCTCCCCTTACCGGTGTCGATAAGTGTATGTTCATTCACCAGCGGCCTGATACCGAGTTGTTCAACTTCAGCCAGCCATTCGTGGACACCGGAATAATACTCATGATTTCCAGTACAGAACCACACGCCATACGGTGCTGAAAAATCAGCCATTGGCAAAATATCATCCTTAAGACCGTCCACGGCTCCATCCACCAAGTCTCCTGTGTGCACGATCATATCTGCACCGAGCTTGTTGACCTCCTCCACGACCATACGGGCCCAATCAGCGCGGATGGTCGGGCCGATATGCGTGTCTGAAACCTGGGCTATGGTAAACCCGTCAAGACCAGACGGAAGGTCGACTACAGGAAGCGTATTGCGCACGACTTCGGGTTTGCTCCGCGCCGTAAAAACGGCAAAACCAGTCATTGGCAAAGCCGTTGCTAAGAACAGGCCATTGGATGCATTGAGCAGAAAACGACGGCGCTGGACATTGGGTTGAATGAAATAAGGTCTTCGGCTTCGCTTGACGAACAACTTTTTCATACCGGCCATGATGACCCCAAGCAGGTGAGGTATATCCCGAACAAGCATGAAGAAAATGAGAATGGAAATAAAACCGAAGAAGGTAAACCCCACCCAATCAATGGAATCACAGGCAAGGCATTCGTACCTTTCCGTGCGTTGCAGGAACCATGTTATCCTATGACCGAATAGAAGTATCGCCAACGCCAGCCACAGCGTGATCTTCCGTTTGCGGCCAACGGACAGAGGCTCGATAAGTCGCCATCCAAGATAGAGCACTATCAAGGTTATGACGGTCAGGACAATAACAACCCAGGACATCATGACTGCGCTTACTCCATATATTACTCTCATTAGCCATGGGATACATTTCAGCAATTGTCAAATTATCAAACGGACCTGCGGAGATAGTATCCTGCTCTGGTTCTCAATAGCGTAGTTATCTGATAGTGGAACTAATCTCGACATCACAAGGAGCACGCGATGACCTTTACCACGCCTCTCATCTTTATTGAAAACAACCCTCTGCTGGATATGATGGCCAAAACGGGGCTTTTGTTACTGGCTGGATTGATAACATTCATCCTTGCCAGGCTGCTCCTGGTGCGCGCTGCTCACGCTTTTGCCCGCAGGACCAAAAGCCAACTGGACGACATCCTCATGGAAGAAGGGGTGTTTTCTCGGGCAGCCCTGCTCGCCCCTGCCCCCGTGCTGTTCTGGGGACTCGAATTATTCCCCAATACCAAAGATATGCTTGATGATGCCATTTATGCATACATGGCCGTGGCTGTTATCCTCGTATTGGTCAAAGTTCTCGATGGGCTGACACGGCTTTACCAGACTTTCGGCATAGCCAAACGTCGCCCCATCAAAGGGTACGTGCAACTCGTCAAACTTTTTGTATACATTCTTGGCGGTATATCAGTCGTTTCCATCCTCCTTGGCAAGTCTCCCTGGGGCCTTCTTTCAGGCATCGGGGCCATGACCGCAGTGCTCATGCTGGTCTTTCGCGACACCATCCTGTCTCTGGTCGCAGGAATACAGATATCTGCCAATGACCTGCTACACAAAGGAGACTGGATTGAAATGCCTGCCATGAGCGCGGACGGCGACGTGGTCGACATTGCTCTGAATACGGTCAAAGTGCAGAACTGGGACATGACCATCACGGCCATTCCCACATACAAATTTCTGGATACACCTTTCAGAAACTGGAAAAACATGAGCGAGTCCGGAGGGCGACGAATCAAACGGTCAATCAAGATCGACATGTCGTCAGTCAGGTTTGCAGACGCCCCGCTGATCGAGCATCTGCAAAAAGTCCAACACCTCACTGACTACATTACGATACGTCAAGCTGAGATCAATACAGCCAACACAACCAGTGGAGCTGATCCGGCCTCGACACTCAATGGACGCCGCCTGACCAATCTCGGCCTGTTCCGCCGTTATGTCCTTGAATATCTGCGTTCACATCCTCTTTTAAGACAGGATATGACCATGCTCGTCCGTCAACTCCAGCCAGAGGCATCCTCAGGGATTCCCCTTGAAATATATTGCTTTACAAACAAAACAGGTTGGGGAGACTTTGAAGACATCCAATCCGACATAATGGACCACCTGATTGCGGCACTCCCGGAATTCGGCCTGAGAGCATACCAACGGAACGCCTTGATCGACAGCCGGGGCTCAGCGTAAGACTCGATTCAGCCGATCAAATCCCGTGCCATAAAATCACCCAAAAAAAGGACAAAAATCGTTTGACACGACTCTGCCCTAGAGCCTCGCGGCTTTGCCGCACACCGGGGAAAAATCACAAAATGATGTTCTTTTCCCTGTGGAATTCGCGTTTTTTTGGGTTCCCAACCGGCAAGCCTTGTGTTAATTCAATTTGGTCTTGAGGCGGTCCTTTTTTCTCAGACCGCGACACCCCTCGCCTGTCGAAAACCGATCCCACTCAAATATGAAATTGTTTTTTCTAAACTTAATCTAGAAAAAAAGTTAAGTATTTCACCAACTGTCATCAAAGTTAGTTGTGGAAAACAATTTTAAAAACCTGACAATCGCTTTCAATCG
The genomic region above belongs to uncultured Pseudodesulfovibrio sp. and contains:
- a CDS encoding metallophosphoesterase, which produces MRVIYGVSAVMMSWVVIVLTVITLIVLYLGWRLIEPLSVGRKRKITLWLALAILLFGHRITWFLQRTERYECLACDSIDWVGFTFFGFISILIFFMLVRDIPHLLGVIMAGMKKLFVKRSRRPYFIQPNVQRRRFLLNASNGLFLATALPMTGFAVFTARSKPEVVRNTLPVVDLPSGLDGFTIAQVSDTHIGPTIRADWARMVVEEVNKLGADMIVHTGDLVDGAVDGLKDDILPMADFSAPYGVWFCTGNHEYYSGVHEWLAEVEQLGIRPLVNEHTLIDTGKGRILLAGVPDINAYRLEPSHISSPAGARKGAPEHDVSILLAHQPNSVFDAAKAGYDIQLSGHTHGGQYFPYNFMIHLFQKYVRGIYLHDDTVLYVNTGTGYWGPPMRLGTHPEITLHTLRKA
- a CDS encoding mechanosensitive ion channel domain-containing protein; amino-acid sequence: MTFTTPLIFIENNPLLDMMAKTGLLLLAGLITFILARLLLVRAAHAFARRTKSQLDDILMEEGVFSRAALLAPAPVLFWGLELFPNTKDMLDDAIYAYMAVAVILVLVKVLDGLTRLYQTFGIAKRRPIKGYVQLVKLFVYILGGISVVSILLGKSPWGLLSGIGAMTAVLMLVFRDTILSLVAGIQISANDLLHKGDWIEMPAMSADGDVVDIALNTVKVQNWDMTITAIPTYKFLDTPFRNWKNMSESGGRRIKRSIKIDMSSVRFADAPLIEHLQKVQHLTDYITIRQAEINTANTTSGADPASTLNGRRLTNLGLFRRYVLEYLRSHPLLRQDMTMLVRQLQPEASSGIPLEIYCFTNKTGWGDFEDIQSDIMDHLIAALPEFGLRAYQRNALIDSRGSA